One genomic region from Stackebrandtia nassauensis DSM 44728 encodes:
- the thiC gene encoding phosphomethylpyrimidine synthase ThiC encodes MSARSKVYVTGSRPDIRVPFTEVALSDGEPPVRLYDTSGPGSEPADGLPRLRADWIAERGGGDRVTQLHYARNGVITPEMEFAAIREGLEPEFVRAEIAAGRAILPANINHPETEPMLIGKEFLVKINANIGTSAVSDSIADEVEKLTWATRWGADTVMDLSTGKHIHATREHIIRNAAVPIGTVPMYQALEKVNGDPVKLTWELYRDTVIEQAEQGVDYMTVHAGVLLRHVPLAADRVTGIVSRGGSIMAAWCLAHHTETFLYTHFRELCEIFARYDVAFSLGDGLRPGSIADANDAAQLAELRTLGELTTIAWEYDVQVMIEGPGHVPIHKIKENVDLQQEWCHEAPFYTLGPLTTDVAPAYDHITSAIGAAMIGTFGTAMLCYVTPKEHLGLPNRDDVKEGVIAYKIAAHAADLAKGHPSAQVWDDALSKARFEFRWEDQFNLSLDPQRAREYHDETLPAEPAKTAHFCSMCGPKFCSMRISHDLKAYADKGMSEKSREFVEAGGKVYLPVVD; translated from the coding sequence ATGTCAGCCCGCAGCAAGGTCTACGTCACCGGTTCCCGACCCGACATCCGCGTCCCCTTCACCGAGGTCGCGTTGTCCGACGGTGAGCCACCCGTCCGCCTCTACGACACCTCCGGCCCCGGCAGCGAACCGGCCGACGGTCTGCCGCGACTGCGCGCCGACTGGATCGCCGAACGCGGCGGCGGCGACCGCGTCACGCAACTCCACTACGCCCGCAACGGCGTCATCACCCCCGAGATGGAGTTCGCGGCGATCCGCGAGGGCCTGGAACCCGAGTTCGTGCGCGCCGAGATCGCCGCCGGACGCGCCATCCTGCCCGCCAACATCAACCACCCCGAGACCGAGCCGATGCTCATCGGCAAGGAGTTCCTCGTCAAGATCAACGCCAACATCGGCACCAGCGCCGTTTCGGACTCGATAGCCGACGAGGTCGAGAAACTCACCTGGGCCACCCGCTGGGGCGCCGACACGGTGATGGACCTGTCCACCGGCAAACACATCCACGCCACCCGGGAGCACATCATCCGCAACGCCGCGGTCCCGATCGGCACCGTCCCGATGTACCAGGCGCTGGAGAAGGTCAACGGCGATCCCGTCAAGCTCACCTGGGAGCTGTACCGCGACACCGTGATCGAGCAGGCCGAACAGGGCGTCGACTACATGACCGTCCACGCCGGGGTGCTGCTGCGGCACGTCCCGCTGGCGGCCGATCGGGTCACCGGCATCGTCTCGCGGGGCGGGTCCATCATGGCCGCCTGGTGTCTGGCCCACCACACCGAGACCTTCCTGTACACCCACTTCCGGGAACTGTGCGAGATCTTCGCCCGCTACGACGTCGCGTTCTCACTGGGCGACGGCCTGCGGCCGGGCAGCATCGCCGACGCCAACGACGCCGCCCAGCTGGCCGAACTGCGCACCCTCGGCGAACTGACCACGATCGCCTGGGAGTACGACGTCCAGGTCATGATCGAGGGACCGGGCCACGTCCCGATCCACAAGATCAAGGAGAACGTCGACCTGCAACAGGAATGGTGCCACGAGGCCCCGTTCTACACCCTCGGTCCACTCACGACCGACGTCGCGCCCGCCTACGACCACATCACCTCGGCGATCGGCGCGGCCATGATCGGCACCTTCGGCACCGCGATGCTGTGTTACGTCACCCCGAAGGAACACCTCGGCCTGCCCAACCGCGACGACGTGAAGGAGGGCGTCATCGCCTACAAGATCGCCGCCCACGCCGCCGATCTGGCCAAGGGACACCCCAGCGCCCAGGTCTGGGACGACGCGCTGTCCAAGGCCCGGTTCGAGTTCCGGTGGGAGGACCAGTTCAACCTGTCGCTGGATCCGCAGCGGGCCCGCGAATACCACGACGAGACCCTTCCGGCCGAACCGGCGAAGACCGCGCACTTCTGTTCCATGTGCGGCCCGAAGTTCTGTTCCATGCGGATCTCGCACGACCTGAAAGCTTACGCGGACAAGGGAATGAGCGAAAAATCCCGCGAGTTCGTGGAA